One Plectropomus leopardus isolate mb chromosome 1, YSFRI_Pleo_2.0, whole genome shotgun sequence DNA segment encodes these proteins:
- the LOC121945173 gene encoding retinal cone rhodopsin-sensitive cGMP 3',5'-cyclic phosphodiesterase subunit gamma-like, with protein MNAGAVAATGGSKAAPPKFKQKETRQFKSKAPKAGQKGFDDVPGMDGLGDAAVICPWEAFGDMELSDLAQFGIV; from the exons ATGAATGCAGGAGCAGTAGCAGCAACCGGAGGCTCCAAGGCCGCTCCGCCCAAGTTCAAGCAGAAGGAGACCAGGCAGTTTAAGAGCAAGGCTCCCAAAGCTGGACAGAAGGG atttgatgATGTCCCTGGGATGGATGGCCTTGGAG ACGCAGCGGTCATCTGCCCCTGGGAGGCGTTTGGTGACATGGAGCTGAGTGATCTGGCCCAGTTTGGCATCGTCTAG